In Synergistaceae bacterium, a genomic segment contains:
- a CDS encoding transporter substrate-binding domain-containing protein — MKKLLCALLAVMLFAGAVYAEGGKIGVLAKLNMSEAEFSKLVEEGSKNGRALKFSSGVEIPGEAYIFYDSLMSLLLALNAGEVNEIHLPEDVADYVLNVNDAYKISSITRMTSNFYLSFGFRAGDSPALRNSFNEALMSMKADGTISILQTKYISDAGLDAPEPVKFEHYDNVDKTIKVAVTGDMPPIDFIAEDGTPAGFNTAVLAEIGKRLKINIELVNIDSGARAAALASGRVDAVFWFMALKGASVHADVPESITLSEPYYSWNEILSLVKK, encoded by the coding sequence GCGGAGGGCGGCAAAATCGGCGTTCTTGCAAAATTAAACATGAGTGAGGCAGAATTTAGCAAACTCGTTGAAGAAGGCAGCAAAAACGGAAGAGCACTAAAATTTTCGTCGGGCGTAGAAATTCCCGGAGAGGCTTATATTTTCTATGACTCGTTAATGTCGCTGTTACTTGCACTCAACGCCGGAGAAGTCAACGAGATTCATTTGCCCGAAGACGTTGCAGATTATGTCTTGAACGTTAACGACGCTTACAAAATTTCGAGCATAACTCGCATGACATCAAATTTTTATTTATCGTTCGGATTTAGGGCAGGCGATTCACCGGCTCTGCGAAACAGTTTTAACGAGGCTTTAATGTCAATGAAGGCAGACGGCACAATCTCAATACTTCAGACAAAATATATTTCAGACGCAGGACTTGACGCTCCCGAACCCGTAAAATTTGAGCATTACGACAACGTAGATAAAACTATAAAAGTAGCAGTAACAGGAGACATGCCCCCGATAGATTTTATTGCAGAAGACGGAACCCCGGCAGGCTTTAATACTGCTGTTCTTGCTGAAATCGGAAAGCGTTTAAAGATTAATATCGAGCTCGTAAATATTGACTCAGGTGCTCGTGCTGCTGCCTTAGCTTCGGGACGTGTTGATGCAGTTTTCTGGTTTATGGCTCTCAAAGGCGCGTCAGTTCATGCAGATGTCCCGGAAAGTATCACGCTTTCTGAGCCTTATTACAGCTGGAATGAAATTTTATCGCTCGTCAAGAAATAA
- a CDS encoding formate/nitrite transporter family protein, which produces MQRLFLTPSEIADEAIKSGYKKANLTITKQLTLGILAGAFIAFGAQGANMAVHAINNPGLAKLIAGLIFPAGLIMVVIAGAELFTGNSLMIMALADRQITFLQLLRSWVVVYVGNLIGSVLIAYFVAKSGQFDFNGGQLGNFTINTALAKINLSFMQAFIRGILCNWLVCLAVWMSYGSDDLTGKVLVIFFPILLFVASGFEHSIANMYYIPAGIFADTQNIISWSAMFTKNLIPVTLGNIVGGAFFVGIIYKFAYNS; this is translated from the coding sequence ATGCAGAGACTTTTTTTAACGCCGTCAGAAATCGCAGACGAAGCAATTAAATCAGGTTACAAGAAGGCAAATTTAACTATCACGAAGCAATTAACGCTCGGAATATTGGCAGGAGCTTTTATCGCATTCGGTGCGCAGGGTGCAAATATGGCCGTTCACGCGATAAATAATCCGGGACTCGCAAAATTAATCGCGGGTTTAATATTTCCGGCGGGCTTAATAATGGTAGTCATTGCGGGTGCTGAATTATTCACGGGAAATTCTTTAATGATTATGGCACTAGCTGACAGGCAGATAACTTTTTTGCAGTTATTGCGTTCATGGGTAGTGGTTTATGTCGGGAATCTTATCGGAAGTGTATTAATCGCATATTTTGTCGCAAAGTCCGGGCAATTTGATTTTAACGGTGGCCAGCTGGGAAATTTTACAATTAACACTGCGCTGGCGAAAATTAATTTATCATTTATGCAGGCATTTATACGCGGTATATTATGCAACTGGCTTGTGTGTCTTGCTGTGTGGATGTCGTACGGCTCTGATGACTTAACCGGCAAAGTTTTAGTTATATTTTTCCCGATTTTATTATTTGTTGCGTCAGGCTTTGAACACAGTATAGCTAACATGTATTACATTCCGGCGGGGATATTTGCTGACACTCAAAATATTATAAGCTGGTCTGCAATGTTCACGAAAAATTTAATTCCTGTAACTTTGGGAAATATTGTAGGCGGAGCGTTTTTTGTCGGGATAATTTACAAGTTTGCATATAACTCATAA
- a CDS encoding ribose-phosphate pyrophosphokinase has translation MLSRGNGIKLFSGTAHPEFAERISKELNVPLSDIKRYRFSDGEIGISLNEPVRGADVFIIQPTCTPANENIMELLIMADAMKRASAHYVNAVIPYYGYARQDRKAKPREPITAKLVANLLTHGGIDRVITADLHTGQLQGFFDIPVDHLTGMNLLAEHFKTFLADELKENRVVVVSPDTGGVTRARRFAVMLDTDIAIVDKRRSYDVANKSEVIDIVGNIRDRIAVLVDDMIDTAGTICHAADALKERGSSKIYACATHAVLSGPALDRINASAIEKLICSDTIPITPEKFSSKIMQLSIAPSFAEAIKRVHEERSISNMFD, from the coding sequence ATCTTGTCCAGAGGAAACGGCATTAAACTTTTTTCCGGCACAGCGCACCCAGAATTTGCCGAGAGAATCAGCAAAGAGCTCAACGTCCCATTATCGGACATCAAACGCTACAGATTTTCTGACGGTGAAATCGGAATCAGCCTCAATGAACCTGTAAGGGGCGCAGACGTTTTTATCATTCAACCGACATGCACGCCGGCAAACGAAAATATAATGGAGCTTCTTATTATGGCCGACGCAATGAAACGCGCTTCAGCACATTATGTAAATGCCGTAATCCCCTATTACGGTTACGCAAGGCAGGACAGGAAAGCCAAGCCCAGAGAGCCTATTACTGCAAAACTTGTAGCAAATTTATTGACTCACGGCGGTATTGATAGAGTCATAACAGCTGATTTGCATACGGGACAATTGCAGGGATTCTTTGATATTCCTGTAGATCACTTAACGGGAATGAATTTATTAGCAGAACACTTTAAAACTTTTCTAGCAGACGAGCTGAAGGAAAATAGAGTCGTTGTTGTCTCGCCTGATACGGGAGGAGTTACGCGCGCGAGAAGATTTGCAGTCATGCTTGATACTGATATTGCAATTGTCGATAAAAGACGTTCATATGACGTAGCAAACAAGTCAGAAGTTATTGACATTGTCGGAAATATCCGCGATAGAATTGCTGTACTTGTTGATGACATGATCGACACAGCCGGCACTATATGCCACGCAGCCGACGCACTCAAGGAACGCGGAAGCTCGAAAATTTATGCATGTGCGACTCATGCGGTATTGTCGGGGCCTGCACTCGATAGAATTAACGCTTCAGCAATCGAAAAATTAATCTGCTCGGACACTATACCAATTACGCCAGAAAAATTTTCAAGCAAGATAATGCAGCTTTCTATTGCGCCGTCATTTGCAGAGGCAATTAAACGAGTCCACGAAGAAAGATCTATCAGCAATATGTTTGATTAA
- the glmU gene encoding bifunctional UDP-N-acetylglucosamine diphosphorylase/glucosamine-1-phosphate N-acetyltransferase GlmU: MNSLCVLIMAAGKGTRMKSAKPKVLQPVLDRPIIDYVINNVLSAGISPENICVLVGAGGELVESHISNKFPVKILYQHEQLGTGHAVKSAQKFWSQYENLIVLNGDLPLMTPESLKSLIASCENHDCTVITFTAQNPGAYGRIIRVDNQVSIIEYKDANESQRSIKEVNAGCYAFKVKSLEKVIDSITNNNAQHEYYLPDALFLMNKQGMSTSAFTMPEEEMQGVNNQIELANVSRALRMRILNHWLDNGVRILDPESVYIGVDVKLAPDVEIMPNVQIWGNSEIQEGSYIGSGSILNNARLGKNVKLIAYAFIENSELKDSAKAGPFCYIRENSCLESKAFAGKFVELKNSHIGENSKVPHLSYMGDATLGHDVNIGAGSITFNYYGEHKNKTFIGDNCFIGSDTMFVAPVEISEGAATAAGSVITQKVPANSLGVGRARQTNIADWSLRNHLHKNKTERG, translated from the coding sequence ATGAATAGTTTATGCGTTCTCATAATGGCCGCAGGTAAAGGTACACGAATGAAGAGCGCAAAGCCCAAAGTCTTACAACCGGTTTTAGATCGTCCAATTATTGATTACGTAATAAATAATGTCTTATCGGCAGGAATAAGCCCAGAAAATATTTGTGTTCTTGTAGGTGCAGGCGGCGAACTCGTCGAATCTCACATATCTAATAAATTCCCAGTAAAAATTTTATATCAGCATGAACAATTAGGCACAGGCCACGCGGTAAAGTCTGCGCAAAAATTCTGGAGCCAATACGAAAATTTAATAGTTCTTAACGGCGATTTGCCATTGATGACTCCTGAGAGCCTGAAATCTTTAATCGCCAGCTGTGAAAATCATGACTGCACTGTTATAACTTTTACGGCACAAAATCCCGGAGCTTACGGCAGAATTATTAGAGTCGATAATCAAGTGTCAATAATTGAATATAAAGACGCAAACGAATCTCAGCGCAGTATTAAAGAAGTTAACGCCGGCTGCTATGCGTTCAAGGTTAAATCACTCGAAAAAGTTATAGACTCAATCACTAATAATAACGCCCAACATGAATATTATTTGCCCGATGCTTTATTTCTCATGAACAAACAGGGAATGAGCACATCAGCTTTCACAATGCCCGAAGAAGAAATGCAGGGTGTAAATAATCAAATCGAACTCGCAAATGTCTCACGCGCTTTAAGAATGCGAATATTAAATCACTGGCTCGATAACGGCGTAAGAATCTTAGACCCCGAAAGCGTTTATATCGGAGTTGATGTAAAACTTGCTCCCGATGTCGAAATAATGCCGAACGTTCAAATCTGGGGAAATAGTGAGATTCAAGAAGGCAGCTATATCGGGTCAGGCTCAATTTTAAATAATGCAAGACTCGGCAAAAACGTGAAATTAATCGCATATGCATTCATCGAGAACAGCGAGCTTAAAGACTCAGCAAAGGCCGGCCCATTTTGTTATATACGCGAAAATTCATGCCTTGAGAGTAAAGCATTTGCGGGGAAATTCGTAGAGCTGAAAAATTCACACATAGGGGAAAATTCAAAAGTTCCGCACTTGTCATATATGGGAGATGCAACGCTCGGCCATGACGTAAATATCGGAGCGGGCAGCATTACTTTCAATTACTACGGCGAACACAAGAATAAAACTTTTATCGGCGATAATTGTTTCATCGGTTCGGATACAATGTTCGTTGCACCTGTTGAAATTTCAGAAGGGGCAGCGACTGCGGCAGGTTCCGTAATAACACAAAAAGTTCCGGCTAATTCACTAGGAGTCGGACGCGCAAGACAAACTAATATTGCGGACTGGTCATTAAGGAATCATCTTCACAAAAACAAAACCGAAAGGGGTTAA
- the ftsH gene encoding ATP-dependent zinc metalloprotease FtsH, with translation MNKIVKNLGLYLVLVLVVVTMVNTFLTPEEIQKQYDEISYSQFLKDMDDGKIRILQIRNNTVQGESSSAVIQGELHGGQRFLTYGLDVAGLADKAAAKGIIVTVEAPQKNTWLMTLMTSLFPTLLLIGVWVYFLYNMQGGGGRIMSFGRSKAKLFLDNKPKVTFKDVAGCEESKEELQEVIHFLKDPEKFKKLGARVPKGVLLVGPPGTGKTLLARAAAGEADVPFFSTSGSDFVEMFVGVGAARVRDLFEQSKKYQPCIIFMDEMDAVGRHRGAGLGGGHDEREQTLNQLLVELDGFDDKTSTILIAATNRPDILDPALLRPGRFDRHIVVDRPDVKGREEILRVHMKDKTFSDDVDVSILARRTPGLVGADLANLVNEAALLAARKGKDKIEMSDLEEGIERVMAGPERKSRIISDHEKKIVAYHETGHAIVAKILPGADPVHKISIIPRGSAALGYTLQLPEEDKFLMSKSDLMNRIAILLSGRVAEEIVFNDVTSGAANDLERATQTARQMVTQLGMSDKLGLVKLGNKREEIFLGRDISEDRNYSEEIAFEIDKEVKSIIDSCYQTAKEILTDKRALMDKVAGVLLEREVIDAEELDKLMKEESDSNNITVDETKTPDLPDIRIDSLPPSNNHDFLA, from the coding sequence ATGAATAAAATCGTAAAAAATTTAGGCTTGTATCTCGTTCTCGTTCTAGTGGTCGTTACAATGGTAAATACTTTTTTAACGCCCGAAGAAATTCAGAAACAATACGACGAAATCAGTTACAGCCAATTTCTAAAGGATATGGACGACGGCAAAATTAGAATCTTGCAAATACGCAATAATACTGTACAGGGCGAATCAAGTTCAGCAGTCATTCAGGGTGAATTACACGGCGGACAAAGATTTTTAACGTACGGACTCGATGTAGCAGGACTCGCAGACAAAGCAGCAGCAAAAGGAATTATTGTAACCGTCGAAGCTCCTCAAAAAAATACGTGGCTGATGACTCTTATGACTTCACTTTTTCCGACGTTATTATTAATCGGAGTCTGGGTTTATTTCCTCTACAACATGCAAGGCGGCGGCGGACGGATTATGTCATTCGGCCGGAGCAAAGCTAAATTATTTCTCGACAATAAGCCCAAAGTTACATTTAAAGATGTCGCAGGCTGTGAAGAATCAAAAGAAGAGTTACAGGAAGTTATACACTTTTTGAAGGATCCCGAAAAATTTAAGAAACTCGGCGCAAGAGTCCCCAAAGGCGTTTTGCTGGTCGGACCTCCCGGAACTGGTAAAACTTTATTGGCTCGTGCTGCTGCGGGTGAAGCTGATGTACCGTTTTTCAGTACAAGCGGCTCAGACTTTGTAGAAATGTTTGTCGGAGTCGGTGCTGCTAGAGTGCGTGATTTATTCGAGCAGTCAAAGAAATATCAGCCATGCATAATTTTTATGGACGAAATGGACGCTGTAGGACGGCACAGAGGCGCAGGACTCGGAGGCGGCCACGATGAACGCGAACAAACTTTAAATCAATTACTCGTAGAACTTGACGGCTTTGATGATAAGACCAGCACAATTTTAATAGCAGCTACGAATAGACCTGATATATTAGATCCTGCTTTGTTAAGGCCTGGACGCTTTGACAGACATATTGTAGTTGATAGACCTGACGTTAAGGGACGTGAGGAAATTTTACGCGTTCACATGAAGGACAAAACTTTTTCTGATGATGTCGACGTAAGCATTTTAGCGCGAAGGACTCCGGGACTCGTTGGTGCTGACCTAGCAAATTTAGTCAATGAAGCAGCATTACTCGCCGCACGCAAGGGAAAAGATAAAATCGAGATGTCAGACTTAGAAGAAGGAATCGAAAGAGTCATGGCCGGCCCTGAACGCAAAAGCAGAATAATCAGCGATCACGAGAAAAAAATCGTAGCTTATCACGAGACAGGACACGCAATCGTCGCAAAAATTTTACCCGGTGCAGATCCAGTTCATAAAATCTCAATCATTCCAAGAGGCAGCGCAGCACTTGGTTATACTCTGCAATTACCCGAAGAAGATAAATTTTTGATGTCAAAATCGGACTTGATGAACAGAATCGCAATTCTATTAAGCGGACGTGTAGCAGAAGAAATTGTCTTCAATGACGTTACAAGCGGTGCAGCAAATGACCTCGAACGCGCAACACAAACAGCCCGCCAAATGGTTACTCAATTAGGAATGAGCGATAAATTAGGACTCGTCAAGCTCGGAAATAAACGAGAAGAAATTTTCTTAGGCCGCGACATATCCGAAGACAGAAATTACAGCGAGGAAATTGCATTTGAGATCGATAAAGAAGTGAAATCAATTATTGACTCATGCTATCAGACAGCTAAAGAAATTTTAACGGATAAACGCGCCTTGATGGACAAAGTAGCCGGAGTCTTGCTTGAACGTGAAGTAATTGACGCTGAAGAACTCGATAAACTCATGAAAGAAGAGTCAGACTCAAATAATATTACAGTGGACGAGACGAAGACTCCTGATTTGCCGGATATTAGAATCGACTCACTTCCACCGAGTAATAATCATGATTTTCTCGCGTAA
- a CDS encoding efflux RND transporter periplasmic adaptor subunit: MLKFFTRIRILLWILALAGVGFLVSTQVRAKLAQAEANLRSLETQTVTVYPVDTETITTSDWNTWRSYYGQAKSAHTQNITTFEREIVKTVTVDVGSPVKAGQTVITLQAAARGAQVQSGKTAYDEAKLNYERLRQLHKKGGISQSEVDAAYSRLKSAEAALRSSQSTLQRTALKASINGIVAARRVEPGEVAEAGAVLLSIVDPKEMEAELMVSKKDITKINKSTPVEIYVDGVKHIGRVKRISPEAQTGSGLYPVVVGLPENSGILPGTYVEGRFMVSSQKNVVVIPSSVVLYRGTTQSVYIADGSTARLRAVTTGDGREGRVIITSGLKPGENLITSGNRVLYDGATIINTVDLAEYNKNNSNEG; this comes from the coding sequence ATGCTGAAATTTTTTACTAGAATAAGAATTCTTTTATGGATATTAGCTTTGGCCGGAGTAGGTTTTCTTGTGAGCACTCAGGTACGCGCAAAACTTGCACAGGCTGAAGCAAATTTACGTTCATTAGAGACTCAAACCGTAACAGTTTATCCGGTCGACACGGAGACAATTACAACATCAGATTGGAACACTTGGCGGAGCTATTACGGCCAAGCAAAAAGCGCACACACACAAAATATAACGACATTTGAACGCGAAATAGTAAAAACTGTAACTGTAGACGTAGGAAGCCCAGTTAAAGCAGGTCAAACTGTAATAACTCTTCAGGCAGCAGCAAGAGGCGCGCAGGTTCAATCAGGCAAGACAGCTTATGACGAAGCAAAATTAAATTATGAGAGACTCAGGCAGTTACACAAAAAGGGCGGTATCTCGCAAAGTGAAGTAGACGCAGCTTATTCGAGACTCAAATCAGCCGAGGCAGCTTTAAGATCTTCACAGTCAACACTACAGCGCACAGCACTTAAAGCAAGCATTAACGGCATTGTCGCAGCAAGAAGAGTCGAGCCCGGAGAAGTCGCAGAGGCCGGAGCAGTGTTATTATCAATAGTTGACCCTAAAGAAATGGAAGCTGAATTAATGGTCTCTAAGAAGGACATCACAAAAATTAATAAGAGCACTCCCGTTGAAATTTACGTTGACGGAGTAAAGCATATCGGACGCGTTAAAAGAATCAGCCCTGAAGCTCAGACGGGATCAGGTTTATATCCTGTTGTTGTAGGTCTGCCGGAAAATTCCGGGATTTTGCCGGGAACTTATGTAGAAGGCCGCTTTATGGTCAGCAGTCAGAAAAATGTTGTAGTAATTCCTTCAAGCGTTGTGCTTTATCGAGGGACGACTCAATCTGTTTACATAGCAGACGGCAGCACAGCACGACTCAGAGCAGTTACTACAGGAGACGGACGCGAAGGAAGAGTAATAATCACTTCAGGACTTAAACCAGGCGAAAATTTAATCACAAGCGGGAACAGAGTACTTTATGACGGAGCTACAATAATTAACACAGTCGACTTGGCCGAATACAACAAGAACAATTCTAACGAGGGCTAG
- a CDS encoding efflux RND transporter permease subunit, with product MRGFIRFCITHPVFTGCSVVIWILLGISSYFTLGVTLYPDVELPFVLVRTTYTGAGPNEIEQLISKPLEDALADLENLHSITTYSIEGVSMVAVEMESGTNPDLALVDVNNKVKAKIPDLPDDADEPIASKFDISAQPFLIISFTSDMPEKTAKKIIDDRIKPVVARVEGVGRVDVSGGRDREIHINLDPSALSDYGISYMQVCNVVAANNQTTPSGYITQKKDEVSLRLMGEFNEVEQLEDILIPASNGQPVRLSMLGTVVDGETDQRSMARADGKPVVQLRISPRSNADVVEAGRQIKRLMTRTMRDFPDFKYEYTYDDTGFVESAVKNIIRDTAIGIALTALVIYLFLGRFSATFIVAFSMPVAFAATFVPLQVHGYTLNLMSTLGLALSMGTLVMNAILIIQNIYRFRDMGYEPFEAAEEGTVEISMSVLAGVLTNLGVFMPVALMSTIAGQFLKPYAVTIVYATAFSLWVTMAVTPCLAARIKKQKGDSAELPLIGKILTGWWNWIFDGFRDLFFMILHAAMRFPFTTVLFTILATYGSLKLGGFLGTQFTPSTDDGTVRITLTLDNNSSIQRTSEVIYKVEDYINTIPDRKYIKNVVSTVASSMRSQSISEAQIALYLNDDPHRPSTEDLADKIRPWLETLPGVDVSIAATRSGFGNPIEIQIKGEDLNQLYTIAEEIRSRGRKVPGVRDLKIEMEMGKPELQVAPIRWRLSPLGLNIADLASIVRGYLIGRDAGKFRQGGYEYDIKARIARDKASDIFNAHELPIMTSYGLVPLDEMSNISWSDSPTEIRRVERQRAVVVTGRVRYITAGEGNALMRQVVDSMTLPEGVSVNFGGEQEDMAENFTELLRTLVIAIVVTYLVVAAILESWIYSVVILATVPMAAIGVVPAMLISGVNISIFALIGMIMLVGMVVNNAIVVVDYAEVLRRSGTNPYKAVEEACHVRFKSLLMAVVTSVVSLVPLLSTGRGSEMKRPIAVVAIGGLIAGGMLAMLSIPAAYKCVWQIRHLWARIRGKNIIDSDDDEDDDDDDE from the coding sequence ATGAGAGGATTTATACGTTTTTGTATCACACACCCGGTTTTTACTGGGTGTTCTGTTGTTATATGGATTTTGCTGGGAATATCAAGTTATTTCACGCTTGGTGTTACGCTTTATCCTGATGTAGAGCTGCCCTTTGTCCTTGTGCGAACGACTTATACAGGAGCAGGCCCTAACGAAATCGAGCAGTTAATTAGCAAACCTCTTGAAGACGCACTTGCAGACTTGGAAAATTTGCACTCGATTACTACATATTCTATTGAAGGCGTATCAATGGTCGCTGTAGAAATGGAGTCAGGCACTAATCCCGATTTAGCACTTGTTGACGTAAATAATAAGGTCAAAGCAAAGATTCCAGATTTACCCGACGACGCAGACGAACCTATCGCAAGCAAATTTGATATTAGCGCACAACCCTTCTTGATTATTTCGTTTACGTCTGATATGCCGGAGAAGACAGCAAAGAAAATTATCGATGACAGAATTAAACCCGTTGTCGCAAGAGTTGAAGGGGTCGGACGTGTTGACGTTAGCGGCGGCCGTGATAGAGAAATTCATATAAATTTAGATCCTTCTGCTTTGAGCGATTACGGTATAAGTTATATGCAGGTCTGCAATGTTGTAGCAGCAAATAATCAAACAACGCCCTCAGGTTATATCACGCAAAAAAAAGACGAGGTCTCATTACGATTAATGGGAGAATTTAACGAGGTCGAACAATTAGAAGATATATTAATTCCTGCAAGTAATGGCCAGCCGGTTAGATTGTCAATGCTGGGAACAGTTGTCGACGGTGAAACAGATCAAAGAAGTATGGCGCGTGCAGATGGGAAGCCTGTTGTGCAGTTGAGAATAAGTCCGCGTTCAAATGCTGATGTTGTCGAGGCAGGACGGCAAATTAAACGCTTGATGACTCGAACAATGCGCGATTTTCCCGACTTCAAATATGAATACACTTATGATGATACGGGATTCGTTGAGTCAGCCGTCAAAAATATCATTCGTGATACAGCTATAGGAATCGCATTAACGGCACTTGTTATATATTTATTCCTGGGCAGATTTTCAGCAACATTTATAGTAGCGTTCTCAATGCCTGTTGCTTTTGCTGCTACGTTTGTCCCGTTACAAGTTCATGGCTACACGTTAAATTTAATGAGTACTCTCGGTCTTGCGCTTTCAATGGGTACGCTCGTAATGAACGCTATATTAATCATTCAGAATATTTATAGATTCCGTGATATGGGCTATGAACCTTTTGAGGCTGCGGAAGAAGGCACCGTCGAAATTTCTATGTCAGTTCTTGCAGGAGTCTTGACGAACTTAGGAGTCTTTATGCCTGTTGCCTTAATGAGCACGATAGCAGGACAATTTTTGAAGCCCTATGCAGTTACGATTGTTTATGCTACAGCTTTCTCATTATGGGTAACAATGGCCGTTACTCCGTGTTTAGCAGCAAGAATCAAGAAGCAGAAAGGGGACTCTGCCGAACTGCCGTTAATCGGAAAAATTTTAACAGGCTGGTGGAACTGGATATTTGACGGATTCAGAGATTTATTCTTTATGATTCTGCACGCTGCTATGAGATTCCCGTTTACTACAGTTTTATTCACGATTTTAGCGACGTATGGATCTCTGAAATTAGGCGGTTTTCTTGGGACTCAGTTTACGCCCTCAACCGATGACGGCACAGTAAGAATAACTCTGACGCTTGACAATAATTCATCAATTCAGCGCACATCAGAAGTAATTTACAAAGTTGAAGATTACATTAACACGATTCCCGACAGAAAATATATTAAAAACGTTGTCTCGACCGTTGCAAGCTCAATGAGGAGTCAATCAATCAGCGAGGCACAAATCGCATTATATCTCAATGACGACCCGCACAGGCCTTCAACTGAAGATTTAGCAGACAAAATTCGTCCGTGGCTTGAAACTTTGCCGGGGGTTGATGTCTCTATCGCGGCGACTCGTTCAGGATTCGGCAATCCCATAGAAATACAAATTAAGGGCGAGGACTTGAATCAGCTTTACACAATCGCAGAAGAAATCAGATCTCGAGGCCGTAAAGTTCCCGGAGTCAGAGACCTAAAAATTGAGATGGAAATGGGAAAGCCTGAATTACAAGTTGCTCCTATCAGGTGGCGTTTGTCTCCATTGGGCTTAAATATTGCAGACTTGGCCAGCATTGTACGAGGTTACTTAATCGGCAGGGACGCGGGGAAATTCCGTCAAGGCGGTTACGAGTACGACATCAAAGCAAGAATCGCGCGAGATAAGGCCAGCGACATTTTTAACGCTCACGAACTGCCAATCATGACAAGTTACGGGCTTGTTCCTCTTGATGAAATGAGTAATATTTCATGGAGCGACTCACCTACTGAAATTAGGCGTGTTGAACGTCAAAGGGCTGTAGTTGTTACCGGTCGTGTGCGTTACATCACAGCAGGTGAGGGAAATGCTTTAATGCGTCAAGTAGTCGACAGTATGACTCTTCCTGAAGGCGTAAGCGTAAATTTCGGCGGTGAACAGGAAGACATGGCCGAGAACTTCACGGAATTATTACGCACGTTAGTTATTGCAATTGTCGTAACGTATTTAGTAGTAGCTGCTATTCTTGAGAGCTGGATTTATAGTGTTGTAATTCTTGCGACTGTTCCAATGGCTGCAATCGGGGTCGTTCCTGCAATGTTAATATCAGGAGTCAATATCTCGATTTTCGCGTTAATCGGCATGATTATGCTTGTCGGAATGGTCGTAAATAATGCAATTGTCGTTGTTGATTATGCGGAAGTCTTGAGGCGCAGCGGTACAAATCCATATAAAGCGGTCGAGGAAGCCTGCCACGTTAGATTTAAATCGCTGTTAATGGCCGTTGTTACATCGGTTGTGTCATTAGTTCCGTTATTGTCAACAGGCAGAGGCTCAGAAATGAAACGCCCGATCGCAGTAGTTGCTATAGGAGGACTTATCGCCGGAGGTATGCTCGCGATGTTGTCGATTCCTGCTGCTTATAAATGTGTGTGGCAGATTCGTCATTTATGGGCGAGAATCAGAGGAAAAAATATCATTGACTCTGATGATGACGAAGACGACGACGACGATGACGAGTAA